One Glutamicibacter mishrai genomic window carries:
- a CDS encoding helix-turn-helix domain-containing protein, producing MSEEFYTPQEVAEKLKVSSQMVLNKIHSGEWECQKISARTYRFSQEQFDLITSNPAIDQRPHRGHFGRRKYDSDLHRALRKISGSSEN from the coding sequence ATGAGCGAAGAGTTTTATACGCCCCAAGAAGTCGCCGAAAAGCTGAAAGTATCCAGTCAAATGGTGCTCAATAAGATCCACTCCGGCGAATGGGAGTGCCAGAAGATTTCCGCTCGAACTTATCGCTTTAGCCAGGAACAATTCGACCTGATTACTTCAAACCCAGCTATCGACCAACGACCACACAGGGGTCATTTCGGAAGACGCAAATATGACTCTGATCTACACAGGGCACTACGCAAAATTTCTGGGAGC
- a CDS encoding helix-turn-helix domain-containing protein: MSDELTCCSCHVPKKAYTVQEAAESYGVGVDTIRAHIKLGNLIARYPSSRPVIASDELRDWFNSLPEERG; this comes from the coding sequence TTGAGCGATGAATTGACCTGCTGCTCGTGCCATGTGCCCAAGAAGGCCTACACGGTTCAGGAAGCGGCTGAGTCCTACGGTGTCGGAGTGGATACCATTCGAGCCCATATCAAGCTCGGTAACCTGATCGCTAGGTACCCGAGCAGCCGTCCAGTGATCGCGAGCGACGAGCTGAGAGATTGGTTCAATTCGTTGCCAGAGGAACGAGGATAA